In Zingiber officinale cultivar Zhangliang chromosome 3A, Zo_v1.1, whole genome shotgun sequence, the DNA window TTCCCCCTCCGGAATCGGCTCCGGCGTCCAGACCGGAAGGGGCAGCGACCTCCACGACCTCTACGAGGAGGACGTATGGACCGCCTCTCCCGAGGTTTCCCATCACCACCTCTCCGACGAGGTCgttgacgacgacgacgacgacgaaaaCGACCGCTGGCATGACGCGAGCGTTGTCTCCGATATCCGGTGGGTTCACAGGAAGGTCGGTGGCCTTTCTCTCGCCTTAGAGGACTCCTACCGTGGCACAGACGCTCGCCCTCTGCGGAAAAGGCGGCAGTCGACGTTGCCGGCGTCGGCGCCGGTGGACGTGCCGGCCTGGCCGAGGCATCACTTGCCGGGATCGGGTGGGCCACCGTCGGAGACAGAGGAGGAGGAAACGGAGGAGGATTGGATGCCGCCGCATGAGTACTTGACGCGGGCCCACGGGCGGAGGACGGCGACGGCGTCGGTGTTGGAGGGCGCCGGGCGGACGCTCAAAGGCCGCGATATGAGCCGGGTCCGGGATGCCGTCTGGAGTCAGACCGGCTTCTTCGGCTGAACCCGACCGCTTGATTATTGCTATGTTTTTGTGTAATAGCCGTGATTTGGCCATGTAAAAGTCCGATTCAATTGTTGCCAATGAGCTCAATGTTGTAAATTGTTGGTAATTGTAATTTATCTTTAGTTTTTCCCTTTTTTGTTTTTTGGAATCAATTCATTAATCTCGCAAACTCAAGCAATAATTACCATAGTGCGGATCGAAGCtactaaaagaaatttaaaattaagttcaagaactaataattaatttataaaattttaaagcatttataatatatttcaaataatcaaattttttataattttttatattaaataaatatttaatctaatTTATGAGGACAATAATTTTTTTAGTTGAGCTCTATAAAACAATTTGAGCTAATTTCGACCTCGATAAAatctttaataaataaatttgaataaactCTA includes these proteins:
- the LOC122050683 gene encoding uncharacterized protein LOC122050683, yielding MRRSYGEGRFLASPSGIGSGVQTGRGSDLHDLYEEDVWTASPEVSHHHLSDEVVDDDDDDENDRWHDASVVSDIRWVHRKVGGLSLALEDSYRGTDARPLRKRRQSTLPASAPVDVPAWPRHHLPGSGGPPSETEEEETEEDWMPPHEYLTRAHGRRTATASVLEGAGRTLKGRDMSRVRDAVWSQTGFFG